The region TCGTCCGGAAAGGGTACACGTACCTCACGGTACTTCTCCCCCTCTTGGTCTAACTGTTCCGAGCGGTTCACCTCCGGAAGAGGTTCGGTAATGCGGATAAACCCGGCTGGAACGAACGATTTCATCTGGGACTCGGAAAGCACACTGATCACCTGCTGTGCCGTGTTTCGGCGTACCGTGGTTTCCAGGGGTATGGGGCACTTTTTCACCGTTGCCTGCGGTGCCGAAAGGTTCAGTTTTCGATTCAGCAGCACAACGTGCGGATCGATAGTTGCCGGACACTGGACGATCCAGGCTTCTTCATCCGGATTGCTTAGATCAAGCTCAACGGCAGATCCTTGATTGCTAGCTGGGATTGTTGGCCGTACGTTGGGAAAGCGTTGCAAGTAGTCCACCAGCTTAGactggagtggtggtggaaagccAGTGTCGCTAATTGAGCTAATGTTTGAGGGAAGGTCGTCCAGCGGCTCGACAACTGTATCATTCGCTCGGGGACTTTTTCCGGAAGGTTCAATCTTCACAGCGACTGTACCAACGCTGGAGCGGCTGGATGGTGCAGGATCCCTTTCTACGGAAGTGTGATTTCATTATTCTTGATACGTAAGTGGCTAACTTAGAGGTGGTTACCTGGTGGTTCACTCTTCACCCTGGCTGTTGCCACATTCGGAGAGGTTGGTTCTGAAGAATCACTGTCTACAAAATAAAAGTTCAATTTCATTAGCAGTTGGTTATAGACAGCTTAAGATTGGTGGCTTACCATCTTCAGAAGACGTTCTCTTCTCCTGTTTTATAAGTTCTTTCAGCTTTTCTAGTTGCTCCCTGCTGATCGATGCCGGTTGCCCATCCGATTCCTCGTCGGTATCATCTGTAGATCAACAGGATGCGTTCGCTAAATTCTATCCTTTATCACTTATTCACCCACAAAGAACTTACCGACATCCGAGAAGCTGAGCTTCTCtggttttatttgcattttaatcgaAAACAATTTTTAGTTCTATCGCAGCTGTTCCAGCACGTTTTTGTGGTCGCCGCCTGCGCTGTTACCAAAGACGTCAAATTTCACATCCAGTGTTGCcagattgttttgtttgtgttgtgaaatttaaatagtgcaacgttttttttgtgcacaGCTCTTTATTTAAAAGCAGAATAGTCATAAAGTTACTGGAGATTGTTTCCCCCCTTCACAGTTTGGCGCTTCAGTCTACATCGGCGGCACAACGGAAACCAAGATTGCCTGCCGAACTGTCTTCGGTGTTTTGCGAACGGGCAGCGCATCGGTACCGGTAACAGTAGGACTCGTGGCACAGATAAGATCCTCCCTTTTTCACCCGATTCGGTGGATCCGCTCCCGGTTTCCTCTCGGCAGTGGGATCCCACAAATCGGCCGTCCACTCCCACACATTGCCAACAATGTTATACAGATCGTAGGGGTTTTGTCGGAACTTCCCTACCGGGCAAGTCCCATCACAGCCATCCTCCGCCAGGTCGCTCTCCGGGAAAGCACCCTGCCAGATGTTCATCTGGTGCCGATCCTTCGGCAACAGTTTGTTGCCCCATGGAAAGAGCTTCTGCTTGCGGCCACCTCGACACGCCACCTCCCATTCCGCTTCCGTCGGCAAACGTTTTCCCCTCCAGTGGCAATAGGCGACCGCATCATTCCACGACACGTGTACCACCGGATGATCCAGCCGGTCCAGCTCCACACTGCGCTCTTTGTTGGCCTCGGGATACCGCCAGCTGGCACCCTGCACCTTGTACCACCACGGGGCTGCCGCAACCCGAAAGTCTTCGTACCGTTTGCGGACCTCTTCGGGCAGCAATCGCTGAAAGACAAAACTATCGCCGAATTTTTCGGCTTCCGTGATGTATCCGGTTTCATCTACAAATTCTTTGAATCGTTCGTTTGATACTTCATACTGGTCCATGTAAAAcgcggccaccgtcaccgggcGCTCCGGGGACTCCTTATCGACGGGAAAGACGGGCTGGTCGGTGCCGATCAGATACTCTCCCGCCGGAATTAGACTCATCTGTTCATACCGTTTGGAATGTTCCACTAGATCCAGTAtctttcccgcttttccatCTTCGTCGGGAAAGATGATCTGTTCCTGTGGCAGTTCGCTGCCTTCCGGCGCTCGCTTAAGCTTATTGCATCCACAATCCGAACGCACAAGACCCACGATTAACGTGAGATACAGCAGCAATTTGTAGGGTAACTTCCACTCGTCCATTTTATCCAGGATATTCGAGCCGATTTTATCCCGGCGATTCCAACTCCAACTTTCGGGTTTTTGCCTTttcgtggttttgttttgatcacGGCCGGGTTGCCAGAATGCCATTTGGAGCACGCATCTTTTGGAGATCACGTTTTGGAGATTCGCGGTtgataatttgaaaaatgataacTGATCTGTGCTGGGGAAATTTCATCTGCCGCAAATCCCTTTTTCTTACTTACtccgcaacaaaacaaaatacctGGAAGGCAGGGTGTAACTCAAGGTACACGGATTACATAAAGAACGTCGACGTCGGCGGTTatttccatcgcatcgcatccttTAAAACGTGGCATCAACCCCGGATAGTATTCTACGttgctattaaaaaaaaatcactgtAAAAAATGAAGTGGAGGAATGTTGTTGAAACGGTATATTATATACTGAACTACATGATGCCATAATGCCcctttatatatatatagggCCCAATGGTTACTTAGTTAAAAATTAACTGCTTACTTCAACAAGGAATCTCCTTCAGGAGGCTAGGATAGCTCTTTTATATTAGGAACAAGGCCGCTTAGATAGGTTGATAAATGTGCATCCCGGCACACTCTGATGAATCGAATGCGATTGATGAGCATAGCAAGCCTTTATggacaaattgatatcgatgGTTGGTAAACGATCTACAATTAATCTGCAGTATTGATGCTATTAAATCATTATTTATTATGATTAGTTTTGTTTCCCGATAGTAAAGCAAGCCTTACTAATATACACTAACTAGTCAAAACGGCTGTTAACCATTTTGCTTTTTGATCCAAATCCCCAAAAGTTGAAATTCCTTTTCACAATTGTCCCTATCCATGTACCGTTCACCTTCGCTAGGGAAACGTACAGCAACGGTTTTAATCGCCATCGCTACCTCAGCGGTTACACTCTCAGCTACTTTCCCCGGCATGTCCGTTAGGTCATAGGGTAACTCGCCCAGAATGTGATTTTGTTGCTGACCGCAGAGTGTTGTTGAGCAACAAGAAGCGACTAGCCGGCAACTAGTTTGCTCAGCCACAAACACTGCATATCATAATTGTCCTATCCGTGGACCCACCAGTCGCGACCGTCACCAGAACCACGACGAAACCCTTTTCCATGGTTCAAGGAagaggaatggaaatgaaaccaCAACAGTGTATTTTTTGCCCTCAAcataaaaaccaacaaaagaaaagcagcagcattggccgGCCGGTTGTTTTGAGACGGCGCTGTTGTGTATTTGTACAACAATCGtcgccagcgagagagagagagaccgaatCGCGTTGGTTGCGAAGATCGCAGACGGAAGAGAGTGGggacgatctcgatctcggccTAGACCACCGCAGCGTATAGGCGGTGTGGGGCTTATTTGCGTTTCGATACGGCAGCCGGCAGTTCTCGGTGGGTCTACGGCGCTACATCAGGTCACTCGTGGTCTGGCTGGCACCTGCGACACTCTAGTCCCGGACTTGTAACAGCCAACGGGCGTGCTTTTCGTTTCGCGTTTCGTACTCTCGCCAAACCGAGTGGCGTGGTGTGACCgtgcatatttttttcttactaAAGCCGGCACCAGAGGAGAGCTGGGTGTGTGTTGAAAAATCGTAAAGAACGTTTGGTGTTTGTTCTAAAACCGCGACGGTGAGGTGACGGTACAGATCCCCCCCACATCTCGGCTTGACGTAATACCAGGAAGGTAGGTGATCAATCGAGTCGCTAGAGGAAGCGAGTCCGCAGCTGCCGGTTAGACGATCTTGAACCTTGATCCACAGGGCGTGTATAAAGTTATTTTATTGCTAAACGCATCCCAGCATCCCGCATTGTACATCATAGAGCCATGGCATGGCCGTATCGGCTAATGGTAGTGTAGATTAGTCAAAAGCAAGTAAAGGACACACAGAGAAAAACCTTCCTTCCGATGAAGGGAGTTGGCGTTAATCGCTTCTAGTAATGCAAAAAGGGCTGCAACCCTTTAATCAAACCTCTTTTTTGTTTAGCATTCATGATGCCGGGTCCGTGGTTGATGAAGTGAGGGGGAGGGCTGGCTGCCAGCTTGCTGATAGATTAGGAACTTGGCACAATATCGCCATTGGAAAAAACCGGTTTAATCGAACCTCTTGTATAGCTGAACCCCCCGGAACACACACGCCCGGCCTCGCTTGGATGATGATTACAGCTTGCCTGCGACCGTCGTGTGCGCGGCGTTGAATTACCGCACCGGTAATTCTAGTCCATCGATCAGATGAGAAATGGTCAAAGCCACAACACAAGAGCAACAAGGCGGCGGTACGGCGGTACACTATCGACCAAGACACGCGGTTTGCCCTTTGACCAGGACCAGGGCTTGCACTGGCAGAGGGTTGCAGTTCCTACAACCCCTAGTGTCCACTACGGACACAGTAACCTTGAGTACATGCGGCGTCCCTCCCTCTACACCGGGGACGTACTTTAGTTAATCGATCCACAGGCTGACACTGCCCGCTGCCTGCGCTGCACACCGGTGTGTCCTTGTATGGTAAAGAAGTGGCAGAAAAGGGACAGAAACAATGCAACACACGATGCACTATAGGTGATGCAGGTGGTTGAGCAACGGCACTTAAACAAGGATCGCGCTGGACTTTAGGTGGCCCAAGCCCAAGAGGGCACCCGGGGGGATTGCCATTTAACGGTTAAGGCAGATGACCGGGGTCTTTTTGCATCGGCTGGGGCGGACCACACCGTCGTCATCTCCATTGCATGATGCACTTCGTGAGCTCACAGAAAATGATGGATTGCAAACCACCTGGTTAAACCAGTATGTGCGAGATATGTTTGCTTTCGCTATCTGAAGCATTGCGCAGGGGTTTGGCTTGACCTTCAAAATCCGGCAAACAATGCGTACCTATTCGCTGACCGGCGAAATGAACCGTTACAAAACGTATCTGCAAAACaatggaaatttattattGTAGAGTATGAAACGAGAATCATGGTATAACTATAGCATAAATATGTTTATCTGAAGATACACTAACCGTTCCCAATCACCATTCAATCATGTCAGAATCCGTAGAAAAAGGGCCAACAGTACAAGATTAGCGATGGGACATGTTTCGTAAACCGCTTTTACCATGCATTCCGTGAACAGAATGGTGTACCTTATGTGCCAAAGGCAAACTGGAGTCACCTCGCCACAAGCGACGGTGACGGGGGgcgcattgaagtcttttgtttgcTCCTTCACGACGGGACGGGAACGAATGGCGCGATTCACGGATGAAGCAATGCACTCGTTAGGACAATCGTTCCGGAcgctgttgcagttgctgttgctgatagaAGAGTTCTTCAATACGATCCATGTGGTAATAGGGGAGCCCTTTGCTGGAGCCACCGTAGCAACCACACAGAGCAGGAACGATGGCAAcgaccagggggggggggggggggcatagtTTGTTTATCTCAAGAAATCAATTGAAGTAAACCATGCCATCGGATTTGGCACATGTTGGTGATTGCGTAACGGCAGAAATGGCGCTTCGAAGCCGCTTAGTCATGGTCCCCGCCACCACGCTAGTCACGGTCGATCAGGCCACGTCCAGGTCCTGTCGCATGTTGAGAATAATGACCTACATCCATCATGAACCGCACACGCGCGCgtccgcgctcgctcgctagacATCATGTCGCTCGATGATCAAAAGATCTCGATACACGGAACCGGGGGAGGAACTACTGATGGTTCACGTGCGCCCTTTTTATCGGTATCGAAACCCAGACGGATCACCTTGTCCGAAGCAGACGCCTGCAAAAGGGGACTCTTGTTTCACGCAACGCAAGTGGACAACCAATGCACCATGGAACCAGTTTTGACTATTCATTCAAGCgaatgtttcgtttcggtcgTCGAGATAAAGCGGCTTTTTCATGTGAACCTTGAACTGTTGAATCTTATCGAACAGCTTTTCTGGTGATATTCCAAATACAATCGTTTGGCACGGAATTCGGATGTCCCCCATTTTTGTAGGAATATGTATGAGCCAGAGATATCATTCTGGAGGCTTGCTTAGTGATATGTTGAAAatagattgaaaaaaaaatcccataagACCACGACTAGACTTCCGGAACAAGTTTTGCGTACGGAAGCCCACTGCAGGAGGGAGCTATTCGAACGTCCAACCTTGTTTTGTCTTGTTCGCCTTAGGAGGAGGTTGTTTAGCTATCTAAGATCTATTGCGTTATCTCATACAGTAGCCTTCTAAAGTAAAATAAGTACCTTTTTCCAATAACTAACTTACCTGCAGAAGAACTCGTTAACTTGTTTTACCTTAACAACGGTTTCGTCGCTTCATCCGTCATCGAACTCCATTAGCTGCTTTGCGTTTGTGTTGCGTTCGGTTTTGACTAAGTTTTACCTcccttcctttcgttcgctggctggaCACCACATTCGCACAGGAGAATGGTCCGGTTTCGTAATGAACGAGATTAGATTCGTGGTAGTTTTTGAGAGTTTCTTGGTTAGACACACACCCTTGACTGGCGGCGTACTAGCGTTACGTGATATCAGATGTCGGCCAGTGAAAGTCTTTTGTgacaaaaatcgaatcgatcgacccACTGGCTACTGCGATGCGTAAAGCAAAATTTACATTGTTTCTGTGCTGTTAGATGAAATATGTGTAGCATTGATATCTGGTGATATGAATCATTTAGGATGAGGAAGGAGTTTGAAGGAACGTTTCACTCTTTGCAGAACAAGAACGACAATGAAGTACACCAAAGCCACGACGAAAGCGGATGACTATCGCTTCACCTTATCCGACGAGCTGCGCCTCATCGCTCACGAGGAGTTGCGAGAAACGCAAGCTACCCGCGACCACGCGCTACAGATGCTGCGCGAGTGGGCAGAGAAGAATCCGCGAATCAGTAAAATACGAATGGGTAATGATGGTTTCGAGAGATGACGATACCAGCAGCACTTCCCTTCTTATCATTCTCTTTTCCTCGTATGTATAGATGCAAACTTTTTCCTCAAATTTCTTCGCGCCAAAAAGTTCCAAATACCGGTCGTACAGGAAAACATCGAGCGCTACGTGCTGTTGAGGAATGCGTTCGAAGGTGCGTTCAAGAATCTGGACTGCCGGCATCCGAAGATGGCGAAACTGTTGGATCTCGGGTAAGCAGCTGCAACGCTAGGATCGATCGGATGGAGACTCTTGCTTAATGGCCATCATTGTTTGTCGTTACAGTTATATGTTCGCTCTGCCGGAACGTGACCGCCTGGGACGCCGAGTGATTTTCTATCGACCGGGTGTGTTCGATTTGCGTGAGTTTACCAATGCCGATATGCTAAAGATTCATGGCATCTGCTACGAGACACTGATAGCGAACGAGGAAAACCAGATCCGTGGTTTCATCCATGCCGGCGTTGGGACGGGCATTGGGTTGCAGTATCTATCCTTATTCACAATCAAGGAAGCCGTCAGAATTGCTAAGAATGGGGAGAAAATTCTGCCGATGCGTCACCGCGAGATGTACGGTTGCAACATCAATCCTGCCATGAAGATCGCTGTCGATTTCGGGATGTCGCTCATATCGCAGAAGCTGCGCGAACGGATCCGGCTCTACACTGACATCAAGGATATCGAGCTGGAGAAACGACTACTGCCCAAGGAGTACGGCGGTGAAATGCCAATGGCCGAAATGATCAGACTGTGGAaagaggaagtggaagcaTACCGAAGCCAGCTGCTGGCTGATGACGAAATGTCGGTCCACCTAAACATGTACTCCGATGCGGCCAAGGAGGGTTCTGTGGGATCGCTGAAAGAACCGCTGAACGGATGCACGGGTGCCGGTGAGAGTTCGACCTACGGATTAGCGGGCAGTTTCCGAAAGCTTGAAGTCGATTGAGAGTGCCGATGTAGAATGAGGTTTTGTGGACAGGTTCATCAACAGAGTGGAGGGTTATTGCATACGCTAGGTTAGTCCCGACTATATAGAGCGCATTGTATAGTGAAGCATATTGGGCTTGATATTCGTTTTATCAAATAATTCCTTTGTAGTCCTGTCGTAAAAATTGactctcttttttattttacattcGCTAGGGGACATTTCAGGTAAACAGGTGTCTTCTGAAGTTTGCACAGCAAAACAGATAACTTTCGGACTGTACTAGGTGTAGTTTATAGCTTATAATTATAATGAACCCTTTCCTTCTCCCGAACATTCAACGGAACTTTCCCTGCTCCCAACTCATCTACATGTATTGTTCAATAATTCCGAAAAGACAGGTGTTTCAAGTTAACTTGGCCTGTTTGTGTGATCACTGTAGAACCTGCGTGGCCGATGTTCGCACAACATTGCACGCATTAAGGTAATCTTGCCACATAATCTTTTAGAGAACAGGTTCGCTGCGCTATTCTAATAAATAGACCATTTCCAATGCGCGTCATTCGTTTTACATTTAGCGATCGTGGCCACGGCTTGAGCTCGCTTTAGGAATCTATGCTGCCCGTCTATGATTGACGACGATATGGTCGCTCGATGATATTGAGCCATTTGAAGGTAAGTatgggatcatcatcatcaagcgatGTGTCGCAACTCAGAGACGGTTCCGATACTGGCCGCTGATCACTCTCCGAATCGCTCGGATAGAACAAGATGGTTGAGTTGGGATGAATGGAGTAGTTGAACTCACGGAACTTTTCCAGGTGCCAAGGTTTCGTAATACCGTCCAGCGTCAGATCGTCCATTCGAATGACGAGCCGAGCGGTATCAGGCAGCTCACGCTGTATTGTTTTGGGACGATAGATCACGAACGCTTTCCTGTCCTCAGTTGGCATTTGTGTTTCCTCGTCGATCGGGCATCTACAAGCACTATTTGCACATACTTTGCACACTAGATTGGGAAGCTCCTCGGTTAAAGGCTTTATCGCCATCGGGGTGCTACCACCATTGTTCGTACGAGACTTCAATCGCGCTCTTGCTCTCGGTGTTTTCAATCCTTGACGCGGTTGGCTTGA is a window of Anopheles aquasalis chromosome 2, idAnoAquaMG_Q_19, whole genome shotgun sequence DNA encoding:
- the LOC126581216 gene encoding uncharacterized protein LOC126581216, with amino-acid sequence MQIKPEKLSFSDVDDTDEESDGQPASISREQLEKLKELIKQEKRTSSEDDSDSSEPTSPNVATARVKSEPPERDPAPSSRSSVGTVAVKIEPSGKSPRANDTVVEPLDDLPSNISSISDTGFPPPLQSKLVDYLQRFPNVRPTIPASNQGSAVELDLSNPDEEAWIVQCPATIDPHVVLLNRKLNLSAPQATVKKCPIPLETTVRRNTAQQVISVLSESQMKSFVPAGFIRITEPLPEVNRSEQLDQEGEKYREVRVPFPDDIRERHPLLGYDFQTQLAIPDRVQKRLSFARQKADLFYTLPQLTRLEKTNHGSSTSNESHPEPVTTKTRKRKAAQENVATKMPSTVGEIVVKEEPTTPTKKKRRNEAKQAVAMGEDADRPVVAKQEVTEATEDDISWLLNI
- the LOC126581466 gene encoding formylglycine-generating enzyme, giving the protein MDEWKLPYKLLLYLTLIVGLVRSDCGCNKLKRAPEGSELPQEQIIFPDEDGKAGKILDLVEHSKRYEQMSLIPAGEYLIGTDQPVFPVDKESPERPVTVAAFYMDQYEVSNERFKEFVDETGYITEAEKFGDSFVFQRLLPEEVRKRYEDFRVAAAPWWYKVQGASWRYPEANKERSVELDRLDHPVVHVSWNDAVAYCHWRGKRLPTEAEWEVACRGGRKQKLFPWGNKLLPKDRHQMNIWQGAFPESDLAEDGCDGTCPVGKFRQNPYDLYNIVGNVWEWTADLWDPTAERKPGADPPNRVKKGGSYLCHESYCYRYRCAARSQNTEDSSAGNLGFRCAADVD
- the LOC126570911 gene encoding retinaldehyde-binding protein 1-like, yielding MKYTKATTKADDYRFTLSDELRLIAHEELRETQATRDHALQMLREWAEKNPRISKIRMDANFFLKFLRAKKFQIPVVQENIERYVLLRNAFEGAFKNLDCRHPKMAKLLDLGYMFALPERDRLGRRVIFYRPGVFDLREFTNADMLKIHGICYETLIANEENQIRGFIHAGVGTGIGLQYLSLFTIKEAVRIAKNGEKILPMRHREMYGCNINPAMKIAVDFGMSLISQKLRERIRLYTDIKDIELEKRLLPKEYGGEMPMAEMIRLWKEEVEAYRSQLLADDEMSVHLNMYSDAAKEGSVGSLKEPLNGCTGAGESSTYGLAGSFRKLEVD